A DNA window from Daucus carota subsp. sativus chromosome 3, DH1 v3.0, whole genome shotgun sequence contains the following coding sequences:
- the LOC108212271 gene encoding G-type lectin S-receptor-like serine/threonine-protein kinase At4g27290 produces MTVTMMCVCLWVIRNKKKKKHREGIKNPYFANGGSNEMGAEDLELPLFDFTTLDIATNGFSKYSMLGEGGFGPVYKGMLDDGKEIAVKRLSKDSRQGLKEFKNEVSCIARLQHRNLVKLLGCSVQEGERMLVYEYMPHKSLDSFIFDKTKRYTLDWPTRYNIINGIARGLLYLHQDSRLRIIHRDLKASNVLLDLEMNDVTQFKPFFCR; encoded by the exons ATGACGGTAACAATGATGTGTGTATGCCTGTGGGTAATCAGgaacaaaaagaagaagaagcacAGAGAAG GGATAAAAAACCCGTATTTTGCAAACGGTGGGAGCAATGAGATGGGTGCCGAGGATTTAGAGTTGCCATTGTTTGACTTCACAACCTTAGATATTGCAACCAATGGCTTCTCAAAATACTCCATGCTTGGAGAAGGTGGCTTTGGGCCTGTCTATAAG GGTATGCTCGACGATGGAAAAGAAATAGCTGTAAAGAGGCTTTCAAAGGATTCGAGGCAAGGGCTGAAAGAGTTTAAAAATGAAGTTTCATGCATTGCTCGACTTCAGCACCGaaatcttgtaaagcttctcgGCTGCTCTGTGCAGGAGGGAGAAAGAATGTTGGTGTACGAATACATGCCCCATAAAAGCCTGGACTCGTTCATATTTG ATAAGACGAAAAGATACACGCTTGACTGGCCTACTCGGTATAACATCATTAATGGCATCGCCAGGGGACTTCTCTATCTTCATCAGGATTCTAGATTGCGGATCATACACAGGGATCTTAAAGCCAGCAATGTTTTGCTCGATCTTGAGATGAATGATGTGACTCAATTTAAACCCTTTTTCTGCCgataa
- the LOC135151382 gene encoding G-type lectin S-receptor-like serine/threonine-protein kinase At4g27290 has protein sequence MEGCSSATVLKLFLSCILLFSVSLNCKVAAAGDIIGPNQILRDDGSTIVSSGGHFELGFVTVGSSANRYVGIWYKKIAVKTIVWIANRKAPLNTSLNLLRLNSNGNLVILNISDDVVWSSNSTASVNNPVVQLLDSGNLVIREESESDKYLWQSFDKPGDTELPGAKLGWNLETGLERHLTSWRSLDDPSPGEYTNYIERNGFPQQMIRKGSAIDSRAGPWNGLRFSGTPNLSPNPIYKYDFVSNDKDLYYIYEAVNSSVYTRRVLNPSGHIQRWVWIEKSQIWQPYSSAPIDDCDYYSVCGAYESCNINTSPVCMCFNGFQPKDKNGWDAADWSSGCARKEKLSCQNGDGFVKHSGLKLPDSQRSWFDKNMSLGECEKVCLTNCSCTAYANSDVRGSGSGCLLWFNELIDIRYQKENGQDLYIRMAASELGILSVFIY, from the coding sequence ATGGAAGGCTGCAGTTCTGCAACAGTTTTGAAGCTGTTTTTATCCTGCATCTTGTTATTTTCTGTTTCACTAAACTGTAAAGTAGCAGCAGCCGGAGACATAATAGGACCCAACCAAATCCTTAGAGATGATGGAAGCACTATTGTCTCATCTGGTGGTCATTTTGAGCTTGGCTTTGTAACTGTAGGGAGTTCTGCAAATCGGTATGTGGGTATATGGTACAAGAAGATAGCCGTAAAGACAATTGTGTGGATTGCCAATAGGAAAGCTCCTCTTAATACTTCATTAAATCTCTTGAGACTTAACAGCAACGGAAATCTTGTCATTCTCAATATTTCTGATGATGTGGTTTGGTCATCAAACTCCACGGCATCTGTGAATAATCCTGTCGTGCAGCTGCTGGATTCTGGGAATCTTGTTATTAGAGAAGAAAGTGAGAGTGACAAGTACCTGTGGCAAAGTTTTGATAAACCTGGCGACACTGAATTACCGGGTGCTAAGCTCGGGTGGAATTTGGAAACTGGGCTAGAAAGACACCTCACTTCTTGGAGGAGTCTTGATGATCCATCTCCAGGtgaatatacaaattatattgAACGTAATGGATTTCCACAGCAAATGATAAGGAAAGGTTCTGCTATAGATTCACGTGCGGGGCCTTGGAATGGCCTTAGATTTTCTGGCACGCCCAACTTGAGCCCCAACCCAATTTACAagtatgattttgtttctaaCGATAAggacttatattatatttacgaAGCTGTTAATAGTTCAGTTTATACAAGGAGGGTGTTGAATCCATCTGGTCATATACAAAGATGGGTATGGAttgaaaaatctcaaatttggCAGCCTTATTCTTCTGCACCAATAGATGATTGTGATTATTATAGCGTATGTGGGGCTTATGAGAGCTGTAACATTAACACTTCTCCTGTGTGTATGTGCTTCAATGGTTTTCAGCCAAAAGATAAAAATGGATGGGATGCTGCAGACTGGTCTAGTGGCTGTGCAAGGAAAGAAAAACTGAGTTGTCAGAATGGAGATGGATTTGTTAAACATTCAGGCTTGAAATTACCAGATTCTCAGCGTTCTTGGTTTGATAAGAATATGAGCCTTGGTGAGTGCGAGAAAGTGTGCTTGACCAATTGCTCATGCACAGCTTATGCAAATTCAGATGTTAGAGGTAGTGGAAGCGGATGCTTGTTATGGTTTAATGAGCTTATTGATATTAGATATCAGAAAGAGAATGGTCAAGATCTTTACATAAGAATGGCTGCATCTGAATTAGGTATTCTGAGTGTTTTCATTTACTAG